In the genome of Vicia villosa cultivar HV-30 ecotype Madison, WI linkage group LG7, Vvil1.0, whole genome shotgun sequence, one region contains:
- the LOC131618663 gene encoding uncharacterized protein LOC131618663 → MSVTDYAAKFTELAKIYPYFDGEGVEFSKFIKFEKGLRSEINKAIGYQQIRIFPNLVDSCRIFEDDNAAHYKIVSDRRGKKNQQRGKPYDSPAGKGKQRAAPGQRTSGGGVPAPIVCFKCGKAGHKSTYCTDEVKKCFCCGKTGHMMSECRHKEINI, encoded by the exons ATGTCGGTGACTGACTATGCTGCGAAGTTCACTGAATTGGCCAAAATTTATCCATACTTTGATGGGGAGGGTGTAGAATTTTCAAAGTTCATCAAGTTTGAGAAAGGGTTGCGCTCTGAAATCAATAAGGCTATAGGGTATCAGCAAATCCGCATTTTTCCTAACTTGGTAGACAGCTGCAGAATTTTCGAGGATGATAATGCTGCTCATTATAAGATTGTCAGTGATAGAAGAGGCAAGAAAAATCAGCAACGTGGCAAGCCTTATGACTCTCCAGCTGGAAAGGGCAAACAGAGGGCTGCTCCGGGCCAGAGAACAAGTGGGGGAGGTGTTCCTGCTCCGATTGTGTGTTTTAAGTGTGGAAAGGCTGGTCACAAGAGTACTTACTGCACTGACGAAGTTAAGAAGTGTTTCTGTTGTGGCAAGACTGGTCATATGATGTCTGAATGTCGACATAAAGAG ataaacatatag